The sequence below is a genomic window from Candidatus Thorarchaeota archaeon.
GTCCTTATGGCTGTCGTACAACTGAACCTCATCGGCTATGGTATCGCAGTGTATTTCGCTGCAACAGCACTAATACGTCTGTGCCTGATAATGGCAAAGACGGCTCGGATGCGCTTCGACCAACCCAGAATGATGCCCCAATCCACTTCTTCTTCGGACTCCTCACCATCCTCCGACAGGGCTCACTGCTCCTATTCAATCCTCTGGAGACTGGGTCGAGCCTTCTCAAGAGTCTTCTTCAGACTTGCCATGCTCGTCATACTCTTGGGCATAGGCCTAACGCTCTACACATGGACTGTGGAGATCCTCAATCCCGGTGCATGGGCAGTGAACTATGGCCAGTTGATCATCATGCGGGTCTTCGGCTTGTCTGCAACGGCAGTCGCCATTCTCGTGGTGATGGTTCCTGCCTCAAGCTTCCATAGGACACTGAGTCGCACAAGAGACGAGTTCTGCCGAGTAGTCCGCGAATCGTATGAGAAGAGGGTTCTCATCTACCTTGCCATGGACCTTTCATCTGAACACAGGGAGAGACTGATCACCGAGTCCAAGACCCTCCACATGGTCATGGCGTACTATTCTAGCCTATCAACGTGGCCCTTCGGAAGACCTCTTGTGCTAAGACTAGCAGCCGGCGGGGCAATTCCATACATCGTCGCATTCTGTTTGCATATGCTGAGTATGTGAGGTGAAGGAATATGGTCCAATACTCTCTCAGTGAACTGCGCGAGATTGCTCTTCGGACACCGGACATCGAGGGCAACAAGCCACTGTGGCTTACATTGGGACTGACGCCGCGCAAGTTGCTGAAGGTGACAATGCTCTGTTTTGCCCCCTTCACTCTGTACTACATTGCCAACAGCCGCTTCAGTAGCCTAGCAATGCAGGTCCTGTCAGGGCTTGCTGTCCTGTTACTCGGATTCTGGGTGATTCAGACACACTATGAGGTGTTGGGAGAGGCATATGACCTCTTTTGTGTTGAGAAACCTGAGGGAGATATGGGGACTAATAGGCTCTTTAAAGACAGAGAAGACTACACGCAGTTCCGTAAGAGGGCTCAACAGATACTCTTCCGAGCTCCGCACAACGATGCTCTTTCCATCGTCATTGGCATTGGCATATACATCATCTTGCCCATAACGGGAGGCTACTACTTTTATGTGACCACCGGAGACATCATGTTTGCGATCTTTGAGGTTGATGCCACACTCTTCCTGCCTTGGGCTCCCTTTATCAAAGTGGTTAGCTGGCTATACTGGTCGTTCATTTGCACAGGTATCATCGGACTCGCCATGTCTTTCGGTAGGGTGTACCGTGTCACCAGCCTTCTCAGTTCCAGCTACAGCAGCTTCACCGTCTTTGGCATGATTGAGTGGCTGAACAAGCAGAGGATGCGGGGCGAGACTACGGGGGTCTTGGTGACAGCCGAGTTGTGTGATACCATCAGACGTATAGGCCATCATGTGACCTTGCGTCAGTTCGCCTGCCAGTTGACAGTGTTGCTAGCAAGGGTCACCATGCTTGCACTCTTGTTCGGCTTTATCGCAATGCTCTACAACCTATTGATGGCCATTGTCGGAGTATTCAATCCTGCAAGGCTCATCGCTGGTCTGTTGATGTGCAGTGCCAGCATTGTCTTCGGGATTGCCTTCTTTATCCACCCACAGCTCAGAATGCATAGTCTCATGTTCGAATACAAGGAGAGCATAGTCAATCTGCTCCAAGATGCATATGAGGCGTGCATAACCGATTACATCACCGCCCCCAAGGATGTGGCCCAGTCGAAGGATAGCGAAATCGAGTACCTGAACAGTGCACTGGACTACCACCGGGATCTTGGTACTTGGCCATATGCGCCGCTGCAGATGTTGCGCGTCATCAGCCTTGCATCAATCATCCTTGGACAAGGTGTGATTGATGCACTTCGACGGTTGCTCGTTGGGGGCTAGCCACGTCATGGCGCGTTGCACGCTGTGATGCTGAGGACGCTCTTGGTGTACTCGCATATGTCAACCATGCCGAACGTTCCACCGGATGTATCTGGGAGACTCCACTTGCGATCTATTTCCATGCGGCCAAGCAACACCTGCTCAAGAGATGATGAAGCCTTGCCTTCATGGTGAAACAAGGACTGCGAGACCGACTCAGCACCTGGACTGACTTCGAAAAGTGACCGTTCATTCTTGGTTGAACAACGTTGGACACAGGAGTTCTGTCGCTCCCACGTAACGGCACTGGAGTCACTCCTCGAGGTCTTATGAGGCGTCGAACCGACCTTGAGCTCTCCGTTCCCGCACGGAGGAATGTATGCACCACGCAGCAATGTCCAAGATGGTCCAACTTCCGGGCAGCTGCTGCCAACCCCAATGACGTCACGCTTAAGCAACAAGACTCCATGTATGACCTGATAGACTTGTACGCAGCTTCTAGAGACTCTCAACAGTTGTATTTGGCACCTGCCTTGTCCAGTCCTGTCAGAGTTCAGATGCATACGCGAACAGTGCTGGCTGACCTCCCGTATGCCAGTATAGGACTGGAGTGTCCCGGTCCACTTCACCTGACAGTGCCATTCTCATGAGACCGAGACCGCTCTTCGCTGTGTACACGGGATCAAGGAATACGCCCTCGTTCTTGGCAAACATCCGTATGGCACTCTTGACGCCCTCTTCGATGACACCGTAACCTGCCCCAAGAAACCTGTCGTCAACAGTGAAGTTCGGCTCAAATGGCTCCACAATGCCTGGGTACTCCTTCACTATTCTGGAGACCATCCCCAAGACCCGTGAACTGAGCGTGGCCTCATCATCCAGTACCGAGTATGCGATGATCTCAGCGTCAATGTCGTATGCCTTGGCACCGACTATCATGCCCGCCAGTGTGCCTCCAGTGCTTGTGGCGGTCACTATTCGCTCTGGATAGAAGCCGACCTTGTCCATCTGTTCTCTCAGCTCCTTCATGGCCGCGACGTAGCCAAGCGAGCCCAGAGGAGTGAACACGCCAGCCGGGAGTGCATATGGTTTGAGCCCGAGCTCTTCAAGTGTCTCTATGACCGTTGGCAGACGCTGTGTCAGGCTCATGAAGTCGTCGTCCGGATAGAACTTCAGCTCTGCACCCAACAGCGTATCGAGGAGAAGGTTGCCCTGAAGTGTTTCCGGCTGCTGTCCCGCAAGCAGGAGGATGCACCTGAGTCCATACTTGGCTGCGGCAGCAGCAGTCTGGCGACATGAGTTGCTCTGGACTGCGCCGACAGTCACTAGTGTGTCACAGCGATTCTGAAGTGCGTCTGCAACCGCGAATTCAAGCTTTCGTGTCTTGTTACCACCGAACTCAACTCCGGTCAGGTCGTCACGCTTCATCCAGAGCTCCTTGAGACCCAAAGACTCGCCAAGGTTGACCGCGCGGTGAAGTGGTGTGGGAAAGAAGCCCAACTGAACGCGAGGAATCCTATCCAACATCTCAAGCAATCTCTCCGGTGGCAAAGGCTATCAGAAGCATCAGAATTGCAGTTATGACTCCTGCGGTCAGCGTGCGAAGCCCATATTTCCAGACGTTCTTTCTCGACACATGTCCGAGGAACACACCTAGCAGGTAGAGTAGCACGAGGCACATGACGATTGCGACCTCGAAAGCGGAGTAGTAGTTGAGGACTCCGATCGGCACCAGCAGAAGTGGACTCAGCACTATGAGAGCGGTCACAGCGGGAGACGCCCCATCCACAAGGGCCACCACGATCGATGTTGTCTTCGAGGCCCTTGCGTACATGGTGTCAGACATGTCCCGTAGCATTGCCCGTCCTATGTCCTGAACCTCACGGTCTCTCTCAGCTCGCTCTGCGAGGTATGACCCGCTGAAGCCAGAGATGGTCATTGCAACCGTGGCACCAGAGGCTGCAAGCAGGACAGCTGCGAATGAGACCTCCGGGTGCGTCGAGTCAATTGTGAAGAGACCACCGAGAATGAGCCCAAGCATTGTGAGGGCGCCGTCGAATGCATTCATCGCCATGTAGCGTCGGGCAATCTCAACACCTTCTGTGAGTTCGAGTGCCCTTCTGACACGCTCAATGAGTCCCTCATTCTCGTTGGATGTCTGTCGTCTGTCGTCTTCTTCGTTGCTCACAGTCCTTCCTCATGCTGAGCCTGCGAGTCCACTCCTCTGTCACTCTCTTAAAAGATGGTTGGTAATTGCCTCGTGATGCGAGTCTCTTGTGCAGGCTGATTCGTGATCTCCCTCTATGACCTCGACACTGGTCGGAACTGCCAGGTGCACAGAATTGCACCGGTCGGCTGACAGGATGGTATCTGACGACTTCTCGGATGTGACTCCCAGTTACGAATGACGAAAAAGGCATAAGGGTCAGTTGCCAGAAGTCCCAACGGTGCAACTCGGAGAGGAAGTATGACCATTGACAGAAGAGCGGGAAAGGGTAATCACAATCTTCGACCGTCCTCGTGGAGTCAGATTCATTGGTCTGACCCAGATGTTCTTTGGATTCTTTGGGATACTTGCGGCCATTGGAGTCCTGTATGCGTGGGCGGTGGGGGTGCCGGACCTGGCTGGTGTTGGTCCACTGTACTCGCTCCTCATCCTGTTTGGGGTCGGCATTCCATGTATTGTGATTGGTAATGCTGTTGACGACCTCCGAAGGACAGCAGTGAAGGCACAGATAGCCTACAGTGCCATCGCCGTCCTGCTGACAACCATGTTTCTTCTCTTCAGGGGGATAGGCTATCACTGGCGGGTACCCCTGTTCGATTTCACCCTTGATGTCTACATTGGCAATCTCGCCGCAGCAATACTGGTCCTGCAGGCCAGCTTCGCAGCGTATCTTCTGGTCAGCTGGTCGAAGGTGGTGCCGCCACCGGGCGTCAGGGTTGAGAGGGACAGGAAGAAGGCTCGGGAGATAAGAAGGCGTCAGCTGCTATTCCCTCAGCCGCCTGTGCTCCTCGCACCGGACGGGGTCCATGAGACTGCCGAAGACGAGCAACGACACATACTCGAAGTGCGCCGCGTGACTAGCACCGAAGGCATGGCGATTCTATGCTCAAACTGCGGGGGAGCAACCCCGGTCGGCAAGCAGCTGTCCGGTCATGATAATACCGTGATCTGCGAGTACTGTGGCGTGCGTCTTGCCGTCGGCAGCGTCTTCGTCCCGTGTGCTAACCACCCGGACTACCTGGCGGCAACGACATGTTCGGTCTGTGGAGAGCACTACTGCAGAAGGTGCCTGACTGCCCAGAGCCCTCCAGTTGACGAGCGATGGACCGGCTCTGTTGTCTTTGTCTGTCAGAAGTGCTTTGAGGGCCGATACAAGCCTGCTGTGACGACAACTTCCGTCGTAATCCCCACCGAGAAACTCTTCCAACAGGCGGGAGCAAGACTGTCACGTGTCAGTCGCATATACAGGCGTTTCTTGGGTATGTAAGGCCGAGCAATGGTATAAGTTCTGAGGTTCTCAGCTCACATGCTGGCAGCAATAGGCCGCTCCGGTGGAGGTCACGGCAGCAATGACAACGTTGGCGCGGCCATTCTCATAATCATATTGATCGTCGTTGCCATACCAGTAATCGCGTTCGTTATCCTCCTGCTCGGAGCGATAGTGATCATCCCCGTGCTGTTCTACGCGGGTCTTGTGAGTGTTGCTATCGAGTCGGTGAAGATCATTCGGCGGACCGATTTTGTCTCTCTAGACCAAGCAAGAGAGAGAGGCCTCAAGTCAAAGGTCCCTGTTCAGACTCAGGAAGACAAGTCGCGCGAGGTGATGCAAGAGTGGTCTCGGAGCGGGGAGAAGCCACTCACACCGGACCGACACCTTTTCGACCCCTACTACAGGGGGTGATGTCATGGACCGTTCAGAAGTCGTCACTCTGTGCCCAGTCTGCGGCGGCAAGGTTCAGCTAACTCATGATGACAAGGTCAACAGATGCGAGTACTGCGGCAGTCCCATGTTGGGTCCAAGCCAGAATCGAGACTGCGTGAATCATCCCGGCAGGCTGGCCAAGGGAGTCTGCCGTGTGTGCGGCGACCTCGTATGTGAGGAGTGCATGGAACAGAGAGTCGGTGACTATGGCGGCAAGCTGCTCACCGTTGTCAACTGCAGGAAGGCCGACTGTGTGTCTGCCAGTTCTTGGGCACAACCTCTCAACAGGGAATACATGAGATTAACCAACATGGACTGGGCTGACCGTGTGGACTCGGTCATATTTCGTCTTGCCGGCATCGGTGGACTGCTCTTCATGGTCTTTGAACTGTTCTTCATTCTTGCAATGGTCTATGTTCAGTTCTTCACATCATGGGGCATGGCCAACATCCCAAGGCTCTTCATCCCCGGCGATGTCATCGTCACACTGGGCATACTCGGCAACCTCCTGTCTGCCGTCATCCTCCAGACCGCGCTGCAGACGTATGTCCATGACAGACAGTTCGGCTCCGGCGGCATACTCCTGGCGTCGCTGGTCCTGGAGGTGGCCTTTCTCCTATTCAGAGGCCTGGCCTACGGGCTCCTGCAGTACCCGGACCCAAGGTTGCCTTGGTTCCTCCTACTGTCGTTCCTGTTAGCCACAGTCCTCGCGTTCGTTGGAGCGCTTGGTGCACTGGCGGTCGGTTACAAGAAACGCAGGCAAGTCAGGACTGCTCGCCTGCGCTTGGGTCTTGCAGTATGAGACAACTCACTTGGGAACATCGAACAGGTCAATCGTCCTGAAGTGCACCACGTCAATCAGTCCCAGGTCCGTGATCTTCAATTTCGGAATCACTGGCAGCGAGAGGAACGCCATGGCCATGAATGGCTCGTCCAGCGTGGTGCCAATCTTGTGGGCCGCCTCCTTCAGCTCCTTCAGCTTCTCCATCACATACTCTACAGACTGGTCGGACATCAGCCCGGCTATGGGCAAGGGTAGCGAAGACAGCACTTTGCCGTCTCTGACGATTGCAATTCCGCCCTGCATTCGGACAATCTGTATGGCGGCTTCGATGAGGTCGTGGTCATTTGTAGCCACTGCAACAATATTGTGACTGTCATGTGCCACAGAACTGACCATCGCTCCGTCGCGAATACCTGTGCCCTTGACAAATCCGATGGCTCTTGGAGCTGAGGCATTGTGACGCTCGATGATTGCCACCTTTGCGAGGTCTCTGTCCACATCAGGGACCGCAATACCATCGACCGTGTGGGTCTCCTCAATCAGGTGTTCTGTGATGAGTTGATGAGGAATCATCCCAATGACGTTCATGTGTGTGCCACGAGCCTTCACCTGGAAGTCCTCGGGCTCAAGCCAGTGAATGTTCACGGACCGTCTCAGTCTGGGTTGCAACTCGACTCCGAACTCTCCCACCATCTTGCCCTTTTCCGCCACGAGAACACCCTGCTTGTACACCTGCCGGACCTTCACCTTCTCAAGCGAGTCAAGCACTGCAATGTCTGCGTGGTACCCGGGTGCCACTGCTCCGACGAACTGGAGTCCGTAGTGTCTTGCAGTTGACAGCGTGGCCACCTTGATTGCCAAGACTGGGTCCAGACCGTATGATATTGCATCCCGAACCATGCTGTCGATGTGCCCCTTTGTGAGAAGGTCCAGCGTGTTGCGGTCATCGGTAACGAACGAGCAGAAGAGAGCGGTCGATGGCGTGATGAGTCCCACCAGGCTTTGAAGGTTCCTTGCGGTCGACCCCTCCCGAATGTGTATGTGCATTCCGCGTGATAGCTTCTCGGTCGCCTCTTCTATCGTTGTGCACTCGTGTTCGCTGGTGATTCTCGCTGCGACGTACGCGTTCAGGTCGAGGCCTTTCAGACCTGGGGCATGGCCATCTATTCTCTTGCCTCTCGCTAGTGCCACACCTATCTTCTCAAGAATCTCCGGATCTCGATACACCACGCCGGGATAGTTCATCGCCTCTGCAAGTCCGAGGACGTAGTGCTCGGTCATCAGCGGCTTCACATCAAGAAAGTCAAGGGTCACACCATTCGTCTCCAGCTCCGTTGCTGGAACGCAGGAAGGAAGCATTATGTAGAACTCGAGCGGACCCCCACGCATGCTCTTGGACATGTACATGATGCCCTCCATGCCCAGAACATTCGCTATCTCGTGCGGGTCAGCGATGACCGCGCCCGTACCCCGAGGAACAACCGCCCGAGCATACTGAATTGGCATGACCATGCTTGACTCGACATGGACGTGACCATCAATGAAACTCGGAACTACGTATTTGCCCTGCAAGTCCACGGTCTTGCTGCCTTGGTATTTGCCGATGCCAGCTATGTAGCTCTTGTGAATTGCAACATCTGCCTTCTCAATCTCATCGGTGAACACATTCACAACCTGTGCGTTCTTGAGAACCAGATCAGCTCGGGTCCTGCCGGAGGCCACATCAATCATCTGGTCCAAGGGATAGGTGTCAGTTCTGGTAAGAAACAAGACAATTCACATCCTGTTCTTCTCACGGAAGTGGCATCCCGTGAAAAAGATAGCTCTGTCGTCCTCCTGACCGCTCCACTGTCACCAGCCACTGAATCTGAGCATACTGTGTTGGTGCTTTGAACTGCTGCGTGTCGCAACGTTCACCGGGTGGACCGTGAGTGGCTGTACCGAGTCTCGACCCCGCTCGAGCGCGGAGTGGTGGGGAGACCGACGCACCACACAACGGCGGTAGAGGAATCTCAAGCCTGTGAGCTCATGACGAAGGGCGCCTGCGGGCCTCCAACGCACCTGCCCGAAAGACGCACCGACAGAGAGACTTGTTTATCAGCGAGCCGAGCGAGCATTGTATTCGTCTCGAAGTCTATGCAGGAGCGAGCAGCAAGGTTGGAGTGCCAGCCACAGAACAGCGCCCGACATGAGCTGGAACTGATACCACTCATGGGGTTCCCGCACATCACGAGGGGCCAAGACTTGGGCTCCGCCATATGCGACACTATCCGGTCGAACCGCGTTGAGCTGATGGACGGCGACGTATTGGTCGTGACTCACAAGGTCGTATCGATAGCCGAGGACGCAGTGCGCGAGGAGGGGCAGGTGCAGGTGTCGGAACGCGCCAAGAAGATAGCCGCATGCAACGGTATGGACCCAGTGAAGGTCGAGGTAGCGCTTCGCGACTCGGTGGAG
It includes:
- a CDS encoding VIT1/CCC1 transporter family protein, whose protein sequence is MSNEEDDRRQTSNENEGLIERVRRALELTEGVEIARRYMAMNAFDGALTMLGLILGGLFTIDSTHPEVSFAAVLLAASGATVAMTISGFSGSYLAERAERDREVQDIGRAMLRDMSDTMYARASKTTSIVVALVDGASPAVTALIVLSPLLLVPIGVLNYYSAFEVAIVMCLVLLYLLGVFLGHVSRKNVWKYGLRTLTAGVITAILMLLIAFATGEIA
- a CDS encoding B-box zinc finger protein, whose product is MDRSEVVTLCPVCGGKVQLTHDDKVNRCEYCGSPMLGPSQNRDCVNHPGRLAKGVCRVCGDLVCEECMEQRVGDYGGKLLTVVNCRKADCVSASSWAQPLNREYMRLTNMDWADRVDSVIFRLAGIGGLLFMVFELFFILAMVYVQFFTSWGMANIPRLFIPGDVIVTLGILGNLLSAVILQTALQTYVHDRQFGSGGILLASLVLEVAFLLFRGLAYGLLQYPDPRLPWFLLLSFLLATVLAFVGALGALAVGYKKRRQVRTARLRLGLAV
- a CDS encoding D-cysteine desulfhydrase family protein, with amino-acid sequence MPPERLLEMLDRIPRVQLGFFPTPLHRAVNLGESLGLKELWMKRDDLTGVEFGGNKTRKLEFAVADALQNRCDTLVTVGAVQSNSCRQTAAAAAKYGLRCILLLAGQQPETLQGNLLLDTLLGAELKFYPDDDFMSLTQRLPTVIETLEELGLKPYALPAGVFTPLGSLGYVAAMKELREQMDKVGFYPERIVTATSTGGTLAGMIVGAKAYDIDAEIIAYSVLDDEATLSSRVLGMVSRIVKEYPGIVEPFEPNFTVDDRFLGAGYGVIEEGVKSAIRMFAKNEGVFLDPVYTAKSGLGLMRMALSGEVDRDTPVLYWHTGGQPALFAYASEL
- the ade gene encoding adenine deaminase, which gives rise to MIDVASGRTRADLVLKNAQVVNVFTDEIEKADVAIHKSYIAGIGKYQGSKTVDLQGKYVVPSFIDGHVHVESSMVMPIQYARAVVPRGTGAVIADPHEIANVLGMEGIMYMSKSMRGGPLEFYIMLPSCVPATELETNGVTLDFLDVKPLMTEHYVLGLAEAMNYPGVVYRDPEILEKIGVALARGKRIDGHAPGLKGLDLNAYVAARITSEHECTTIEEATEKLSRGMHIHIREGSTARNLQSLVGLITPSTALFCSFVTDDRNTLDLLTKGHIDSMVRDAISYGLDPVLAIKVATLSTARHYGLQFVGAVAPGYHADIAVLDSLEKVKVRQVYKQGVLVAEKGKMVGEFGVELQPRLRRSVNIHWLEPEDFQVKARGTHMNVIGMIPHQLITEHLIEETHTVDGIAVPDVDRDLAKVAIIERHNASAPRAIGFVKGTGIRDGAMVSSVAHDSHNIVAVATNDHDLIEAAIQIVRMQGGIAIVRDGKVLSSLPLPIAGLMSDQSVEYVMEKLKELKEAAHKIGTTLDEPFMAMAFLSLPVIPKLKITDLGLIDVVHFRTIDLFDVPK